A genomic segment from Andrena cerasifolii isolate SP2316 chromosome 7, iyAndCera1_principal, whole genome shotgun sequence encodes:
- the Chm gene encoding lysine acetyltransferase chameau isoform X12 codes for MTPKRKTTSSESTSTTSSGSSSSSSSSSGSESSSSDSENSSSSANSQKVSDTERTKKKIPFPVSRHGKSKVDTASNLSAENKSKERVPPKSRPAVYSSESEESPNKPKPAKRKPPAKPKATATVAPVVKQQRPLAKATTASGQQKNATGSKQVANKPNKPPVVSISANGKGPDKSMKVTSEPVQKKLKKKSIFSPENSSESDGGIPVKTSTAKPTNNSAKYTKSQQPKAKPTDVKQKTVTPSRSSLLTKSAQPQKSDSSASSKSCSAGSGSSGSSDSSTDSESSESVASPQPQTKKKDTQPSATICATVNPPPKRPSATVAPVKPQKCTKRQSTIKSEDEADASASEKEMDDHGETGGSKAASKGKRKLQTRKGSKLLQLQTKAASDSESDAAESKRSTSKSPVKRAGPSTAARHASGTNRVPQNSGTSNATGARSAQGNYARARVTKERECPLAPTCDSRGHLSGKLDSHFTLEACPLYHNTTPQACVEFYKERKKREEDRRKAVACLAKKSPKGMHQTTEQRNYQLKVREMRSKWKGNAADGNESDSGSELQGNEKDRQPRLANLTPDYDLKLFMEAQAIASEKIEKELKELDFDGEGRNGGGTRVIEMGKWEMEVWYQSPYPEEFSRAPKLYLCEYCLRYAKSRQVLRRHREKCLWRHPPGHEVYRKDKIGVWEVDGKRYKQYCQNLCLLAKFFLDHKTLYYDVEPFLFYVMTIGDSEGCHTVGYFSKEKNSFLNYNVSCILTLPPYQRQGYGRLLIDFSYLLTRVEKKIGSPEKPLSDLGLISYRSYWKDVLLQYLCNFGGKELSVKDISKEMAIDSYDIVSTLQALGMMKYWKGKHIILKKQDVIDDYKERVKRRGPVYKEIDPECLKWNPFQPPKTPSTSN; via the exons ATGACTCCAAAACGGAAG ACCACTAGCTCAGAATCCACTTCGACGACTAGCTCTGGTTCGTCGTCGAGCAGTTCCTCCAGTTCTGGCAGCGAATCCAGCTCTTCTGATTCAGAGAACTCTAGCAGCTCTGCCAATAGTCAGAAGGTATCTGACACCGAAagaacaaagaagaaaatacCATTCCCTGTGAGTCGCCATGGCAAATCTAAAGTCGATACAGCTTCCAATCTCTCTGCGGAGAATAAAAGCAAAGAAAGAGTACCACCTAAGAGTAGACCTGCGGTATATTCCTCGGAATCTGAGGAATCGCCGAATAAACCGAAACCAGCGAAGAGAAAGCCTCCAGCTAAGCCGAAAGCTACTGCTACAGTAGCACCCGTAGTTAAACAACAAAGGCCACTCGCTAAAGCAACGACCGCTTCCGGACAGCAAAAGAATGCCACAGGTTCGAAACAAGTTGCTAACAAGCCGAACAAACCACCAG TAGTCTCCATAAGTGCTAATGGGAAAGGTCCTGACAAATCTATGAAAGTAACATCCGAACCAGtgcaaaagaaattgaaaaagaaaagtatATTTAGTCCAGAGAATAGTAGCGAAAGCGACGGCGGTATTCCAGTAAAGACTAGTACAGCAAAGCCAACAAACAATTCTGCCAAATATACAAAGAGTCAGCAGCCCAAAGCGAAACCGACCGACGTGAAACAGAAAACTGTTACCCCGAGCAGATCTA GTTTGTTAACAAAATCAGCCCAGCCACAAAAGTCAGATAGCTCGGCGAGTTCGAAGAGCTGTTCCGCAGGATCGGGTTCCTCTGGCTCTTCTGACAGTAGCACCGATTCTGAATCATCGGAAAGCGTTGCGAGTCCACAGCCCCAGACAAAGAAGAAAGATACACAACCGAGTGCAACGATATGTGCTACCGTAAATCCTCCGCCGAAGCGACCATCCGCCACGGTTGCACCCGTGAAACCGCAGAAATGTACAAAACGGCAAA GCACAATAAAGAGCGAGGACGAAGCCGATGCCTCTGCAAGCGAGAAGGAAATGGATGACCATGGAGAAACGGGCGGTTCGAAAGCAGCAAGCAAAGGCAAGCGGAAACTGCAGACACGGAAGGGAAGCAAATTACTTCAGCTCCAAACGAAAGCGGCCAGTGACTCGGAATCTGACGCAG CCGAGAGCAAGAGGAGCACCAGCAAATCCCCAGTTAAACGCGCCGGGCCTAGTACCGCGGCCAGGCATGCTTCCGGTACCAACAGGGTACCGCAGAACAGTGGCACCTCCAACGCCACTGGAGCTCGCTCTGCTCAAGGGAATTACGCCCGTGCACGCGTGACCAAGGAGAGAGAATGCCCTTTAGCGCCGACTTGCGACTCTCGGGGACACCTTTCGGGAAAGCTAGACTCGCACTTTACCCTGGAGGCTTGCCCCTTGTATCATAACACCACGCCGCAAGCTTGCGT GGAGTTTTACAAGGAAAGGAAGAAACGCGAGGAGGACCGAAGGAAGGCTGTAGCATGCCTGGCGAAAAAGTCTCCCAAGGGGATGCACCAGACTACGGAGCAACGTAACTATCAGCTGAAAGTCAGAGAAATGAGGAGCAAATGGAAAGGGAACGCCGCCGATGGGAACGAAAGCGATAGCGGCAGCGAGCTTCAAGGGAACGAGAAGGACCGACAGCCGCGGCTGGCGAATCTGACGCCTGATTACGATTTGAAATTGTTCATGGAAGCGCAAGCTATCGCCAGTGAAAAGATC GAAAAGGAGCTGAAGGAGCTGGACTTCGATGGAGAGGGCAGGAACGGTGGAGGCACGCGTGTCATTGAAAtggggaaatgggaaatggagGTGTGGTACCAAAGCCCGTACCCCGAAGAGTTCAGTCGTGCTCCGAAGCTATATCTGTGCGAGTATTGCTTGCGATACGCGAAGAGTCGGCAGGTTCTGAGAAGGCATCGGGAGAAGTGTTTATGGAGGCATCCACCTGGCCACGAAGTGTACAG GAAGGACAAGATCGGCGTGTGGGAGGTGGATGGAAAGCGGTACAAACAGTACTGTCAGAATCTCTGTTTGCTAGCAAAGTTCTTCTTGGACCACAAGACGCTTTACTATGACGTGGAACCGTTCCTCTTCTATGTGATGACGATCGGTGATTCCGAGGGGTGCCACACGGTTGGCTACTTCAGCAAG GAAAAGAACTCCTTCCTCAATTACAACGTCTCTTGCATTCTGACGTTGCCGCCTTATCAGCGACAGGGATACGGCCGACTGCTCATCGATTTCA GCTACCTGCTGACGAGGGTGGAGAAGAAGATCGGCTCGCCGGAGAAGCCGCTGTCGGACCTGGGCTTGATCTCGTACCGCAGCTACTGGAAGGACGTTTTGCTGCAGTACCTCTGCAACTTCGGGGGCAAGGAACTCTCGGTTAAAG ACATCAGCAAGGAGATGGCCATCGACTCGTACGACATAGTCAGCACCCTGCAGGCCCTCGGTATGATGAAGTACTGGAAGGGCAAGCATATCATCCTGAAGAAACAG GACGTGATCGACGACTACAAGGAGAGGGTGAAGAGACGAGGGCCCGTCTACAAAGAGATCGATCCGGAGTGTCTGAAATGGAACCCCTTCCAGCCTCCCAAGACGCCCTCCACCTCGAACTAA
- the Chm gene encoding lysine acetyltransferase chameau isoform X5 yields MTPKRKTTSSESTSTTSSGSSSSSSSSSGSESSSSDSENSSSSANSQKVSDTERTKKKIPFPVSRHGKSKVDTASNLSAENKSKERVPPKSRPAVYSSESEESPNKPKPAKRKPPAKPKATATVAPVVKQQRPLAKATTASGQQKNATGSKQVANKPNKPPVVSISANGKGPDKSMKVTSEPVQKKLKKKSIFSPENSSESDGGIPVKTSTAKPTNNSAKYTKSQQPKAKPTDVKQKTVTPSRSSLLTKSAQPQKSDSSASSKSCSAGSGSSGSSDSSTDSESSESVASPQPQTKKKDTQPSATICATVNPPPKRPSATVAPVKPQKCTKRQSTIKSEDEADASASEKEMDDHGETGGSKAASKGKRKLQTRKGSKLLQLQTKAASDSESDAVWFSGTETVACKRILQIPLIRCDLSRVAESKRSTSKSPVKRAGPSTAARHASGTNRVPQNSGTSNATGARSAQGNYARARVTKERECPLAPTCDSRGHLSGKLDSHFTLEACPLYHNTTPQACVEFYKERKKREEDRRKAVACLAKKSPKGMHQTTEQRNYQLKVREMRSKWKGNAADGNESDSGSELQGNEKDRQPRLANLTPDYDLKLFMEAQAIASEKIEKELKELDFDGEGRNGGGTRVIEMGKWEMEVWYQSPYPEEFSRAPKLYLCEYCLRYAKSRQVLRRHREKCLWRHPPGHEVYRKDKIGVWEVDGKRYKQYCQNLCLLAKFFLDHKTLYYDVEPFLFYVMTIGDSEGCHTVGYFSKEKNSFLNYNVSCILTLPPYQRQGYGRLLIDFSYLLTRVEKKIGSPEKPLSDLGLISYRSYWKDVLLQYLCNFGGKELSVKDISKEMAIDSYDIVSTLQALGMMKYWKGKHIILKKQDVIDDYKERVKRRGPVYKEIDPECLKWNPFQPPKTPSTSN; encoded by the exons ATGACTCCAAAACGGAAG ACCACTAGCTCAGAATCCACTTCGACGACTAGCTCTGGTTCGTCGTCGAGCAGTTCCTCCAGTTCTGGCAGCGAATCCAGCTCTTCTGATTCAGAGAACTCTAGCAGCTCTGCCAATAGTCAGAAGGTATCTGACACCGAAagaacaaagaagaaaatacCATTCCCTGTGAGTCGCCATGGCAAATCTAAAGTCGATACAGCTTCCAATCTCTCTGCGGAGAATAAAAGCAAAGAAAGAGTACCACCTAAGAGTAGACCTGCGGTATATTCCTCGGAATCTGAGGAATCGCCGAATAAACCGAAACCAGCGAAGAGAAAGCCTCCAGCTAAGCCGAAAGCTACTGCTACAGTAGCACCCGTAGTTAAACAACAAAGGCCACTCGCTAAAGCAACGACCGCTTCCGGACAGCAAAAGAATGCCACAGGTTCGAAACAAGTTGCTAACAAGCCGAACAAACCACCAG TAGTCTCCATAAGTGCTAATGGGAAAGGTCCTGACAAATCTATGAAAGTAACATCCGAACCAGtgcaaaagaaattgaaaaagaaaagtatATTTAGTCCAGAGAATAGTAGCGAAAGCGACGGCGGTATTCCAGTAAAGACTAGTACAGCAAAGCCAACAAACAATTCTGCCAAATATACAAAGAGTCAGCAGCCCAAAGCGAAACCGACCGACGTGAAACAGAAAACTGTTACCCCGAGCAGATCTA GTTTGTTAACAAAATCAGCCCAGCCACAAAAGTCAGATAGCTCGGCGAGTTCGAAGAGCTGTTCCGCAGGATCGGGTTCCTCTGGCTCTTCTGACAGTAGCACCGATTCTGAATCATCGGAAAGCGTTGCGAGTCCACAGCCCCAGACAAAGAAGAAAGATACACAACCGAGTGCAACGATATGTGCTACCGTAAATCCTCCGCCGAAGCGACCATCCGCCACGGTTGCACCCGTGAAACCGCAGAAATGTACAAAACGGCAAA GCACAATAAAGAGCGAGGACGAAGCCGATGCCTCTGCAAGCGAGAAGGAAATGGATGACCATGGAGAAACGGGCGGTTCGAAAGCAGCAAGCAAAGGCAAGCGGAAACTGCAGACACGGAAGGGAAGCAAATTACTTCAGCTCCAAACGAAAGCGGCCAGTGACTCGGAATCTGACGCAG TATGGTTCTCAGGTACGGAAACGGTAGCGTGTAAGCGTATCCTGCAAATTCCGCTGATCCGGTGTGATTTATCGAGAGTAGCCGAGAGCAAGAGGAGCACCAGCAAATCCCCAGTTAAACGCGCCGGGCCTAGTACCGCGGCCAGGCATGCTTCCGGTACCAACAGGGTACCGCAGAACAGTGGCACCTCCAACGCCACTGGAGCTCGCTCTGCTCAAGGGAATTACGCCCGTGCACGCGTGACCAAGGAGAGAGAATGCCCTTTAGCGCCGACTTGCGACTCTCGGGGACACCTTTCGGGAAAGCTAGACTCGCACTTTACCCTGGAGGCTTGCCCCTTGTATCATAACACCACGCCGCAAGCTTGCGT GGAGTTTTACAAGGAAAGGAAGAAACGCGAGGAGGACCGAAGGAAGGCTGTAGCATGCCTGGCGAAAAAGTCTCCCAAGGGGATGCACCAGACTACGGAGCAACGTAACTATCAGCTGAAAGTCAGAGAAATGAGGAGCAAATGGAAAGGGAACGCCGCCGATGGGAACGAAAGCGATAGCGGCAGCGAGCTTCAAGGGAACGAGAAGGACCGACAGCCGCGGCTGGCGAATCTGACGCCTGATTACGATTTGAAATTGTTCATGGAAGCGCAAGCTATCGCCAGTGAAAAGATC GAAAAGGAGCTGAAGGAGCTGGACTTCGATGGAGAGGGCAGGAACGGTGGAGGCACGCGTGTCATTGAAAtggggaaatgggaaatggagGTGTGGTACCAAAGCCCGTACCCCGAAGAGTTCAGTCGTGCTCCGAAGCTATATCTGTGCGAGTATTGCTTGCGATACGCGAAGAGTCGGCAGGTTCTGAGAAGGCATCGGGAGAAGTGTTTATGGAGGCATCCACCTGGCCACGAAGTGTACAG GAAGGACAAGATCGGCGTGTGGGAGGTGGATGGAAAGCGGTACAAACAGTACTGTCAGAATCTCTGTTTGCTAGCAAAGTTCTTCTTGGACCACAAGACGCTTTACTATGACGTGGAACCGTTCCTCTTCTATGTGATGACGATCGGTGATTCCGAGGGGTGCCACACGGTTGGCTACTTCAGCAAG GAAAAGAACTCCTTCCTCAATTACAACGTCTCTTGCATTCTGACGTTGCCGCCTTATCAGCGACAGGGATACGGCCGACTGCTCATCGATTTCA GCTACCTGCTGACGAGGGTGGAGAAGAAGATCGGCTCGCCGGAGAAGCCGCTGTCGGACCTGGGCTTGATCTCGTACCGCAGCTACTGGAAGGACGTTTTGCTGCAGTACCTCTGCAACTTCGGGGGCAAGGAACTCTCGGTTAAAG ACATCAGCAAGGAGATGGCCATCGACTCGTACGACATAGTCAGCACCCTGCAGGCCCTCGGTATGATGAAGTACTGGAAGGGCAAGCATATCATCCTGAAGAAACAG GACGTGATCGACGACTACAAGGAGAGGGTGAAGAGACGAGGGCCCGTCTACAAAGAGATCGATCCGGAGTGTCTGAAATGGAACCCCTTCCAGCCTCCCAAGACGCCCTCCACCTCGAACTAA
- the Chm gene encoding lysine acetyltransferase chameau isoform X11: MTPKRKTTSSESTSTTSSGSSSSSSSSSGSESSSSDSENSSSSANSQKVSDTERTKKKIPFPVSRHGKSKVDTASNLSAENKSKERVPPKSRPAVYSSESEESPNKPKPAKRKPPAKPKATATVAPVVKQQRPLAKATTASGQQKNATGSKQVANKPNKPPVVSISANGKGPDKSMKVTSEPVQKKLKKKSIFSPENSSESDGGIPVKTSTAKPTNNSAKYTKSQQPKAKPTDVKQKTVTPSRSSLLTKSAQPQKSDSSASSKSCSAGSGSSGSSDSSTDSESSESVASPQPQTKKKDTQPSATICATVNPPPKRPSATVAPVKPQKCTKRQSTIKSEDEADASASEKEMDDHGETGGSKAASKGKRKLQTRKGSKLLQLQTKAASDSESDAVWFSAESKRSTSKSPVKRAGPSTAARHASGTNRVPQNSGTSNATGARSAQGNYARARVTKERECPLAPTCDSRGHLSGKLDSHFTLEACPLYHNTTPQACVEFYKERKKREEDRRKAVACLAKKSPKGMHQTTEQRNYQLKVREMRSKWKGNAADGNESDSGSELQGNEKDRQPRLANLTPDYDLKLFMEAQAIASEKIEKELKELDFDGEGRNGGGTRVIEMGKWEMEVWYQSPYPEEFSRAPKLYLCEYCLRYAKSRQVLRRHREKCLWRHPPGHEVYRKDKIGVWEVDGKRYKQYCQNLCLLAKFFLDHKTLYYDVEPFLFYVMTIGDSEGCHTVGYFSKEKNSFLNYNVSCILTLPPYQRQGYGRLLIDFSYLLTRVEKKIGSPEKPLSDLGLISYRSYWKDVLLQYLCNFGGKELSVKDISKEMAIDSYDIVSTLQALGMMKYWKGKHIILKKQDVIDDYKERVKRRGPVYKEIDPECLKWNPFQPPKTPSTSN, from the exons ATGACTCCAAAACGGAAG ACCACTAGCTCAGAATCCACTTCGACGACTAGCTCTGGTTCGTCGTCGAGCAGTTCCTCCAGTTCTGGCAGCGAATCCAGCTCTTCTGATTCAGAGAACTCTAGCAGCTCTGCCAATAGTCAGAAGGTATCTGACACCGAAagaacaaagaagaaaatacCATTCCCTGTGAGTCGCCATGGCAAATCTAAAGTCGATACAGCTTCCAATCTCTCTGCGGAGAATAAAAGCAAAGAAAGAGTACCACCTAAGAGTAGACCTGCGGTATATTCCTCGGAATCTGAGGAATCGCCGAATAAACCGAAACCAGCGAAGAGAAAGCCTCCAGCTAAGCCGAAAGCTACTGCTACAGTAGCACCCGTAGTTAAACAACAAAGGCCACTCGCTAAAGCAACGACCGCTTCCGGACAGCAAAAGAATGCCACAGGTTCGAAACAAGTTGCTAACAAGCCGAACAAACCACCAG TAGTCTCCATAAGTGCTAATGGGAAAGGTCCTGACAAATCTATGAAAGTAACATCCGAACCAGtgcaaaagaaattgaaaaagaaaagtatATTTAGTCCAGAGAATAGTAGCGAAAGCGACGGCGGTATTCCAGTAAAGACTAGTACAGCAAAGCCAACAAACAATTCTGCCAAATATACAAAGAGTCAGCAGCCCAAAGCGAAACCGACCGACGTGAAACAGAAAACTGTTACCCCGAGCAGATCTA GTTTGTTAACAAAATCAGCCCAGCCACAAAAGTCAGATAGCTCGGCGAGTTCGAAGAGCTGTTCCGCAGGATCGGGTTCCTCTGGCTCTTCTGACAGTAGCACCGATTCTGAATCATCGGAAAGCGTTGCGAGTCCACAGCCCCAGACAAAGAAGAAAGATACACAACCGAGTGCAACGATATGTGCTACCGTAAATCCTCCGCCGAAGCGACCATCCGCCACGGTTGCACCCGTGAAACCGCAGAAATGTACAAAACGGCAAA GCACAATAAAGAGCGAGGACGAAGCCGATGCCTCTGCAAGCGAGAAGGAAATGGATGACCATGGAGAAACGGGCGGTTCGAAAGCAGCAAGCAAAGGCAAGCGGAAACTGCAGACACGGAAGGGAAGCAAATTACTTCAGCTCCAAACGAAAGCGGCCAGTGACTCGGAATCTGACGCAG TATGGTTCTCAG CCGAGAGCAAGAGGAGCACCAGCAAATCCCCAGTTAAACGCGCCGGGCCTAGTACCGCGGCCAGGCATGCTTCCGGTACCAACAGGGTACCGCAGAACAGTGGCACCTCCAACGCCACTGGAGCTCGCTCTGCTCAAGGGAATTACGCCCGTGCACGCGTGACCAAGGAGAGAGAATGCCCTTTAGCGCCGACTTGCGACTCTCGGGGACACCTTTCGGGAAAGCTAGACTCGCACTTTACCCTGGAGGCTTGCCCCTTGTATCATAACACCACGCCGCAAGCTTGCGT GGAGTTTTACAAGGAAAGGAAGAAACGCGAGGAGGACCGAAGGAAGGCTGTAGCATGCCTGGCGAAAAAGTCTCCCAAGGGGATGCACCAGACTACGGAGCAACGTAACTATCAGCTGAAAGTCAGAGAAATGAGGAGCAAATGGAAAGGGAACGCCGCCGATGGGAACGAAAGCGATAGCGGCAGCGAGCTTCAAGGGAACGAGAAGGACCGACAGCCGCGGCTGGCGAATCTGACGCCTGATTACGATTTGAAATTGTTCATGGAAGCGCAAGCTATCGCCAGTGAAAAGATC GAAAAGGAGCTGAAGGAGCTGGACTTCGATGGAGAGGGCAGGAACGGTGGAGGCACGCGTGTCATTGAAAtggggaaatgggaaatggagGTGTGGTACCAAAGCCCGTACCCCGAAGAGTTCAGTCGTGCTCCGAAGCTATATCTGTGCGAGTATTGCTTGCGATACGCGAAGAGTCGGCAGGTTCTGAGAAGGCATCGGGAGAAGTGTTTATGGAGGCATCCACCTGGCCACGAAGTGTACAG GAAGGACAAGATCGGCGTGTGGGAGGTGGATGGAAAGCGGTACAAACAGTACTGTCAGAATCTCTGTTTGCTAGCAAAGTTCTTCTTGGACCACAAGACGCTTTACTATGACGTGGAACCGTTCCTCTTCTATGTGATGACGATCGGTGATTCCGAGGGGTGCCACACGGTTGGCTACTTCAGCAAG GAAAAGAACTCCTTCCTCAATTACAACGTCTCTTGCATTCTGACGTTGCCGCCTTATCAGCGACAGGGATACGGCCGACTGCTCATCGATTTCA GCTACCTGCTGACGAGGGTGGAGAAGAAGATCGGCTCGCCGGAGAAGCCGCTGTCGGACCTGGGCTTGATCTCGTACCGCAGCTACTGGAAGGACGTTTTGCTGCAGTACCTCTGCAACTTCGGGGGCAAGGAACTCTCGGTTAAAG ACATCAGCAAGGAGATGGCCATCGACTCGTACGACATAGTCAGCACCCTGCAGGCCCTCGGTATGATGAAGTACTGGAAGGGCAAGCATATCATCCTGAAGAAACAG GACGTGATCGACGACTACAAGGAGAGGGTGAAGAGACGAGGGCCCGTCTACAAAGAGATCGATCCGGAGTGTCTGAAATGGAACCCCTTCCAGCCTCCCAAGACGCCCTCCACCTCGAACTAA
- the Chm gene encoding lysine acetyltransferase chameau isoform X10 translates to MTPKRKTTSSESTSTTSSGSSSSSSSSSGSESSSSDSENSSSSANSQKVSDTERTKKKIPFPVSRHGKSKVDTASNLSAENKSKERVPPKSRPAVYSSESEESPNKPKPAKRKPPAKPKATATVAPVVKQQRPLAKATTASGQQKNATGSKQVANKPNKPPVVSISANGKGPDKSMKVTSEPVQKKLKKKSIFSPENSSESDGGIPVKTSTAKPTNNSAKYTKSQQPKAKPTDVKQKTVTPSRSSLLTKSAQPQKSDSSASSKSCSAGSGSSGSSDSSTDSESSESVASPQPQTKKKDTQPSATICATVNPPPKRPSATVAPVKPQKCTKRQSTIKSEDEADASASEKEMDDHGETGGSKAASKGKRKLQTRKGSKLLQLQTKAASDSESDADDMLQKSSLHSLANHPALTAESKRSTSKSPVKRAGPSTAARHASGTNRVPQNSGTSNATGARSAQGNYARARVTKERECPLAPTCDSRGHLSGKLDSHFTLEACPLYHNTTPQACVEFYKERKKREEDRRKAVACLAKKSPKGMHQTTEQRNYQLKVREMRSKWKGNAADGNESDSGSELQGNEKDRQPRLANLTPDYDLKLFMEAQAIASEKIEKELKELDFDGEGRNGGGTRVIEMGKWEMEVWYQSPYPEEFSRAPKLYLCEYCLRYAKSRQVLRRHREKCLWRHPPGHEVYRKDKIGVWEVDGKRYKQYCQNLCLLAKFFLDHKTLYYDVEPFLFYVMTIGDSEGCHTVGYFSKEKNSFLNYNVSCILTLPPYQRQGYGRLLIDFSYLLTRVEKKIGSPEKPLSDLGLISYRSYWKDVLLQYLCNFGGKELSVKDISKEMAIDSYDIVSTLQALGMMKYWKGKHIILKKQDVIDDYKERVKRRGPVYKEIDPECLKWNPFQPPKTPSTSN, encoded by the exons ATGACTCCAAAACGGAAG ACCACTAGCTCAGAATCCACTTCGACGACTAGCTCTGGTTCGTCGTCGAGCAGTTCCTCCAGTTCTGGCAGCGAATCCAGCTCTTCTGATTCAGAGAACTCTAGCAGCTCTGCCAATAGTCAGAAGGTATCTGACACCGAAagaacaaagaagaaaatacCATTCCCTGTGAGTCGCCATGGCAAATCTAAAGTCGATACAGCTTCCAATCTCTCTGCGGAGAATAAAAGCAAAGAAAGAGTACCACCTAAGAGTAGACCTGCGGTATATTCCTCGGAATCTGAGGAATCGCCGAATAAACCGAAACCAGCGAAGAGAAAGCCTCCAGCTAAGCCGAAAGCTACTGCTACAGTAGCACCCGTAGTTAAACAACAAAGGCCACTCGCTAAAGCAACGACCGCTTCCGGACAGCAAAAGAATGCCACAGGTTCGAAACAAGTTGCTAACAAGCCGAACAAACCACCAG TAGTCTCCATAAGTGCTAATGGGAAAGGTCCTGACAAATCTATGAAAGTAACATCCGAACCAGtgcaaaagaaattgaaaaagaaaagtatATTTAGTCCAGAGAATAGTAGCGAAAGCGACGGCGGTATTCCAGTAAAGACTAGTACAGCAAAGCCAACAAACAATTCTGCCAAATATACAAAGAGTCAGCAGCCCAAAGCGAAACCGACCGACGTGAAACAGAAAACTGTTACCCCGAGCAGATCTA GTTTGTTAACAAAATCAGCCCAGCCACAAAAGTCAGATAGCTCGGCGAGTTCGAAGAGCTGTTCCGCAGGATCGGGTTCCTCTGGCTCTTCTGACAGTAGCACCGATTCTGAATCATCGGAAAGCGTTGCGAGTCCACAGCCCCAGACAAAGAAGAAAGATACACAACCGAGTGCAACGATATGTGCTACCGTAAATCCTCCGCCGAAGCGACCATCCGCCACGGTTGCACCCGTGAAACCGCAGAAATGTACAAAACGGCAAA GCACAATAAAGAGCGAGGACGAAGCCGATGCCTCTGCAAGCGAGAAGGAAATGGATGACCATGGAGAAACGGGCGGTTCGAAAGCAGCAAGCAAAGGCAAGCGGAAACTGCAGACACGGAAGGGAAGCAAATTACTTCAGCTCCAAACGAAAGCGGCCAGTGACTCGGAATCTGACGCAG ATGATATGTTACAAAAGTCGTCGCTGCACAGTTTGGCAAACCATCCAGCTCTCACTG CCGAGAGCAAGAGGAGCACCAGCAAATCCCCAGTTAAACGCGCCGGGCCTAGTACCGCGGCCAGGCATGCTTCCGGTACCAACAGGGTACCGCAGAACAGTGGCACCTCCAACGCCACTGGAGCTCGCTCTGCTCAAGGGAATTACGCCCGTGCACGCGTGACCAAGGAGAGAGAATGCCCTTTAGCGCCGACTTGCGACTCTCGGGGACACCTTTCGGGAAAGCTAGACTCGCACTTTACCCTGGAGGCTTGCCCCTTGTATCATAACACCACGCCGCAAGCTTGCGT GGAGTTTTACAAGGAAAGGAAGAAACGCGAGGAGGACCGAAGGAAGGCTGTAGCATGCCTGGCGAAAAAGTCTCCCAAGGGGATGCACCAGACTACGGAGCAACGTAACTATCAGCTGAAAGTCAGAGAAATGAGGAGCAAATGGAAAGGGAACGCCGCCGATGGGAACGAAAGCGATAGCGGCAGCGAGCTTCAAGGGAACGAGAAGGACCGACAGCCGCGGCTGGCGAATCTGACGCCTGATTACGATTTGAAATTGTTCATGGAAGCGCAAGCTATCGCCAGTGAAAAGATC GAAAAGGAGCTGAAGGAGCTGGACTTCGATGGAGAGGGCAGGAACGGTGGAGGCACGCGTGTCATTGAAAtggggaaatgggaaatggagGTGTGGTACCAAAGCCCGTACCCCGAAGAGTTCAGTCGTGCTCCGAAGCTATATCTGTGCGAGTATTGCTTGCGATACGCGAAGAGTCGGCAGGTTCTGAGAAGGCATCGGGAGAAGTGTTTATGGAGGCATCCACCTGGCCACGAAGTGTACAG GAAGGACAAGATCGGCGTGTGGGAGGTGGATGGAAAGCGGTACAAACAGTACTGTCAGAATCTCTGTTTGCTAGCAAAGTTCTTCTTGGACCACAAGACGCTTTACTATGACGTGGAACCGTTCCTCTTCTATGTGATGACGATCGGTGATTCCGAGGGGTGCCACACGGTTGGCTACTTCAGCAAG GAAAAGAACTCCTTCCTCAATTACAACGTCTCTTGCATTCTGACGTTGCCGCCTTATCAGCGACAGGGATACGGCCGACTGCTCATCGATTTCA GCTACCTGCTGACGAGGGTGGAGAAGAAGATCGGCTCGCCGGAGAAGCCGCTGTCGGACCTGGGCTTGATCTCGTACCGCAGCTACTGGAAGGACGTTTTGCTGCAGTACCTCTGCAACTTCGGGGGCAAGGAACTCTCGGTTAAAG ACATCAGCAAGGAGATGGCCATCGACTCGTACGACATAGTCAGCACCCTGCAGGCCCTCGGTATGATGAAGTACTGGAAGGGCAAGCATATCATCCTGAAGAAACAG GACGTGATCGACGACTACAAGGAGAGGGTGAAGAGACGAGGGCCCGTCTACAAAGAGATCGATCCGGAGTGTCTGAAATGGAACCCCTTCCAGCCTCCCAAGACGCCCTCCACCTCGAACTAA